In the genome of Bradyrhizobium sp. CIAT3101, one region contains:
- a CDS encoding oligosaccharide flippase family protein, whose protein sequence is MLINLAVAIIVARLIGPAAFGVSVLGSSTFAIAEALRELSGGAYLIQQNELTRRQIRTSITASVLVSIVISLVLYLSASRIGVFFSLPEVGHYIRVAALGYLLGPFIFPIFALMSRDMAFGSLAIINTSMASVSGLASIWLAHLGFGYVALAWATVAAAVAGTILCFLLYADRSIYLPSLSEWRGVLGFGAFDSAAALVAAIGEYVPYLVIGRALDATSVGIAQRAVLLSVFPERVILAGVGAIALPVFSRSVRENSDTRALYLNALELISGVHWPCLLLLGALSTPLVRIVLGPQWLEVAPLVRILCLAAVFSFPWALQYPVLVAVGAIRSLPLLVGGQAIMNTAVIALAANHGLSVIAWCLVGVVPLNALIAVAVVRRYLNFCWGDFFAALRKSALLSLISALGPFFLIHMKGGPDGLSIEAGLLGALLSLAGWSIGLVVTRHPLRRELVRGAKVVKRKIDGRML, encoded by the coding sequence ATGCTGATTAATCTCGCGGTGGCGATCATTGTCGCAAGGCTGATAGGACCTGCCGCCTTCGGTGTTTCAGTTCTCGGCAGTTCTACTTTTGCGATCGCTGAAGCCCTGCGAGAGCTCAGCGGGGGAGCGTATTTGATCCAGCAAAATGAACTGACACGGAGGCAAATCCGCACGAGCATCACCGCGAGTGTGCTTGTTTCGATCGTGATATCGCTTGTCTTGTATCTTTCCGCATCTCGGATCGGCGTTTTTTTTAGCCTGCCCGAAGTCGGCCACTACATCAGGGTCGCGGCACTCGGATATCTTCTCGGGCCCTTTATTTTTCCGATCTTTGCACTCATGAGCCGGGACATGGCTTTTGGGTCCCTTGCGATCATCAACACTTCGATGGCCAGCGTCAGTGGGCTTGCAAGCATTTGGCTGGCGCACCTGGGCTTCGGGTACGTAGCGCTGGCTTGGGCGACGGTTGCGGCTGCAGTCGCAGGTACCATCTTGTGCTTTTTACTTTATGCCGATCGCTCAATCTATCTACCTTCATTGAGTGAGTGGCGCGGCGTATTGGGCTTCGGAGCCTTCGATAGTGCAGCAGCGTTGGTTGCTGCGATCGGCGAATATGTCCCCTATCTTGTGATCGGAAGAGCGCTTGATGCCACAAGTGTAGGGATTGCGCAGCGGGCAGTCTTGCTTTCCGTGTTTCCCGAGAGAGTGATACTTGCCGGCGTCGGTGCTATTGCCCTTCCAGTTTTTTCGCGAAGCGTACGCGAAAACTCAGATACCAGGGCCCTCTATCTTAATGCGCTCGAATTGATTTCCGGAGTACATTGGCCCTGTCTCCTCCTGTTGGGGGCACTTTCGACGCCTTTGGTCCGTATTGTGCTGGGGCCTCAATGGCTGGAGGTTGCCCCTTTGGTAAGAATCCTTTGCCTCGCCGCCGTCTTTTCCTTCCCTTGGGCGCTGCAGTACCCGGTTCTCGTTGCGGTTGGCGCAATTAGGTCGCTGCCGCTTCTAGTGGGGGGGCAGGCGATCATGAACACTGCGGTAATAGCCCTTGCTGCAAACCATGGTCTATCGGTGATTGCGTGGTGTTTGGTCGGTGTCGTACCGCTAAACGCCCTGATCGCTGTCGCGGTGGTTCGTCGGTATCTCAACTTTTGTTGGGGCGACTTCTTCGCCGCGCTTCGAAAGAGCGCTTTGCTTTCCTTGATCAGCGCCCTCGGACCATTTTTTTTGATCCATATGAAGGGAGGACCAGATGGGCTCTCCATCGAGGCAGGGCTGCTCGGCGCATTGTTGTCGCTCGCCGGATGGAGCATCGGCTTGGTCGTTACGCGCCATCCGCTTCGTCGTGAATTAGTTCGAGGGGCAAAGGTCGTCAAAAGAAAGATCGATGGGCGAATGTTATGA
- a CDS encoding non-ribosomal peptide synthetase, whose amino-acid sequence MDFEPSDLKNPNLLPLTLGQVSIWLAQLLDSSDPAFNIGEYVEICGALNNERFEQALRQAVKEADTLHLRVVQTPDGPRQYIGNDDRWTMSVVDFSSHSDPRTAAETWMREDMSQAFDLARGPLFRFALLCINANCYFWYSVNHHLVNDGFGWTLLLRRVAECYSRLSNGQSCAFERFASQDDLIKAEQTYRRSQHYARDRNYWLQVLKDRSEVSTLSISTPAVKSKAGVRQITGLLPGNVEIESLGRAYGSSAAAVVMAGIALYLHRVTGSHDIVLGMQVSARIGNASKRAVGMAANVIPLRLTVTPDEDFDTLLRRTARAMRDAFRHQLYRIEDLRRDLGLSPQTPDIFSVFANYMPLDDGIRFSDHTVRRFPLGNWRVEDIQFVYYGGSADAGYRIDAVANSAKYAPEQLDEHLHNLCALVSECATRPNTICGRFVLESTSDREQPLASINHVNDDRPDMLVHRLFEKQVKATPDAVAVSFHDVNLTYSELNRRANKLARCLSAEGVGPEVLVPVFLDQSVEMLVALLAVLKAGGAYVPINSALARSEIELLLQTIKPLLILTTDVARARLPSVGCKVIHVGHEHATLAPTVCTDVDVQPIGLTPNNLAYVIFGLDLTDQPKGTPTEHRGVVNRLQWMQSQYSLTGDDCVLQSTPFQLSPSVWELFWPLGVGAKLVIAKPHRNLEPEYLAQLIGAFGVTTAHFFPSALPSLLSTRSIDECRSLRIVFCSGEQLSPQLSRRLLDRLPGGRLCYLYGPTNGAFEAAYCEYSPGESPGLVMSGHPIANTEIHVLDDSMHPVPMGTSGEIYIGGVGIARRYSHRPEFIADGSVRSPFDPTDPAARLYRTGDFGRQRPDGRVEFLGHRHDLKIRCYGVCIDLNDIELFLKQIEGVKEVTVVVCEDAASKPQLLAYFTASETFDPSNKQTSALIANMRTAASARLPNQWQPSLYLPVTTFPLAVNGKVDRASLAARGWPRTQAAFDFAPLGRTESALHAIWRDVLRIEHFGRFDNFFDLGGHSLLATQVASRISRVFDVELALTTIFEAQTLEALARRIDEVHGTGKQLAASTRDQADYISMRPDRAHTRENSLKPVRAPIAPRTEDSQPALSHSQQRMWLIQSLDPDNCAYNLSGAVRFLGHFDADVFSNALDEVRRRHESLRSTFHESDGEVLQQIQPWHPQPLIAIDLRQFGDAAFSEGLRMAQAEARTPIDLIRGPVFRAALYRIAEEEHLLQLTVHHISGDQWSVGIVARELAMAYNALRAGKQVALDPIKLRYQDYAAWQRQHQHLSDRQLSYWREQLNGLASLELPCDFPRPQMRGLNGACHLAPLDASLVLKLDDLSKREGSTLFMTMLTAFALHLYRLTQQEDFAIGVPIANRTNSDLETLVGTFVNTLALRVDLSGEPSFLTLLKRIRAVALDGYQNQDVSFDKLVHDIAETRDNSRAPLVQVMFNMQNAPFYGALFDGLEWEPIPLDRGGAQFELSLSVDAQISNSITFEYNTDLFDRRTIKRFSEQYLYILEQIVSDPTQSVASTPMLPATERQLLESWNATGSPAGELSHFIAMFEQQVARAPDAPALSFDGQVVTYSTLNMRANAAAKALVGLGIKPGEGVAVCMSRSIDLVVLLLGIQKAGFYYIPLDPSFPKARLSYMLADSKARAVATDSTSRDHLVAPDGVLGIDASTLTAGSEATHHNDEFCGKSSGEDIAYIIYTSGSTGLPKGVVVGHSSLSNFLQSMARRPGLTDKDTMVAVTTISFDISGLELYLPLSVGACVELASKNTASDGAALSHLLAKSGATIMQATPATWRLLIDSGWKGDGRLRALSGGEALSRDLADALLDRVGELWNLYGPTETTIWSTAARIEPDQSPISIGRPIENTRVYIVDQNGELAPIGVPGEILIAGKGVAIGYHEQPERTAERFQLDHFVDRQGGRVYRTGDLGKWSSDGELFHLGRIDSQIKMRGFRIEIGEIEFVLRQHPAVAEAVVIARELSAADSRLIAYVQYGQEEATASELRNFLRNHLPDYMIPAVIVAIDTIPMTPNKKIDRSALPDPFTASAQAASEYVPPASAMERLVADIWQDLLQIGSVGRSDNFFELGGHSLLAVRMVGMIKQRTGRTLDPRTLYFKTLRQIAETVGRAK is encoded by the coding sequence TTGGACTTTGAACCCTCCGATTTGAAAAATCCGAATCTCCTTCCTCTGACGCTAGGCCAAGTCAGCATCTGGCTCGCCCAACTTCTGGACTCCAGCGACCCTGCGTTTAATATAGGGGAGTACGTCGAAATATGCGGAGCTCTCAACAACGAACGATTTGAGCAGGCTCTGCGACAGGCGGTGAAGGAGGCCGACACCCTTCACCTCAGAGTTGTCCAAACCCCTGATGGGCCTCGACAGTATATCGGCAATGACGATCGCTGGACAATGTCAGTTGTCGACTTCTCGTCACACAGTGACCCGCGCACAGCCGCCGAGACTTGGATGCGTGAGGATATGTCTCAGGCCTTCGATCTTGCTCGCGGCCCGCTGTTTCGTTTCGCCTTGCTTTGTATCAACGCTAATTGCTATTTCTGGTATTCCGTAAACCACCATTTGGTGAACGACGGCTTTGGATGGACGCTCCTGCTCAGGCGCGTCGCCGAGTGCTACAGCCGGCTCTCTAATGGACAATCTTGCGCGTTTGAACGTTTTGCATCCCAAGACGATCTCATCAAAGCGGAACAAACCTATCGTCGTTCGCAGCACTACGCGCGGGATCGCAATTATTGGTTGCAGGTTCTGAAGGATCGCTCCGAGGTCTCAACCCTTTCCATTTCCACACCGGCCGTTAAATCAAAGGCTGGCGTCCGCCAGATCACCGGTTTGCTTCCGGGCAATGTCGAAATAGAGTCACTCGGTCGCGCTTACGGATCGAGCGCGGCAGCCGTGGTGATGGCAGGGATCGCATTGTATCTTCACCGCGTGACCGGATCCCACGATATCGTGTTGGGAATGCAGGTCTCCGCCAGGATCGGCAACGCGTCAAAACGCGCGGTCGGCATGGCTGCCAACGTGATACCTCTTCGGCTTACCGTAACGCCGGATGAAGATTTCGATACCTTGTTGCGCCGAACCGCTCGCGCAATGCGCGACGCTTTTCGTCACCAGTTGTATCGGATTGAAGACCTACGCCGCGACTTAGGACTATCGCCCCAAACCCCCGACATCTTCTCGGTCTTTGCGAACTATATGCCGCTTGATGACGGCATCCGCTTTTCTGACCATACCGTTCGTCGTTTCCCGTTGGGCAATTGGCGTGTAGAGGACATACAATTTGTCTACTATGGTGGTTCGGCCGATGCCGGATATCGTATCGACGCTGTCGCAAACTCCGCGAAATACGCTCCCGAGCAGCTTGATGAGCATTTGCACAACTTATGTGCCCTGGTAAGCGAGTGCGCCACAAGGCCTAACACTATTTGCGGCCGATTCGTGCTCGAATCCACTTCGGATCGCGAGCAGCCTTTGGCCAGCATCAACCATGTCAACGATGACCGGCCCGACATGCTCGTTCATCGTCTCTTCGAAAAGCAAGTGAAAGCTACTCCTGACGCGGTCGCGGTTTCCTTCCACGACGTCAACCTGACATATTCGGAATTGAACCGTCGTGCAAACAAGCTCGCGAGATGTCTGAGTGCGGAAGGTGTCGGTCCAGAGGTACTTGTTCCTGTCTTCCTCGATCAATCTGTCGAGATGCTAGTCGCGCTTCTTGCCGTACTGAAAGCCGGCGGAGCTTATGTGCCGATAAATTCTGCTCTGGCACGGAGCGAAATTGAACTGCTGCTACAAACAATAAAGCCTTTGCTGATCTTGACCACCGATGTCGCGAGAGCGCGATTACCGAGCGTTGGGTGCAAAGTCATCCATGTAGGCCACGAACATGCTACTCTCGCACCAACAGTCTGCACCGACGTTGATGTTCAGCCGATCGGCTTGACTCCCAATAACCTGGCCTACGTTATCTTCGGCCTGGATCTCACGGACCAACCAAAGGGAACACCAACTGAGCATCGGGGTGTCGTCAATCGATTACAGTGGATGCAGAGCCAATATTCCCTCACCGGCGACGATTGTGTTCTGCAGAGTACCCCATTTCAGCTTTCCCCGTCGGTATGGGAATTGTTCTGGCCACTTGGAGTCGGCGCGAAGCTCGTCATAGCTAAACCTCACCGAAACCTCGAACCGGAATATCTAGCACAGTTAATCGGCGCGTTCGGCGTCACCACCGCCCACTTTTTTCCATCGGCGCTTCCGTCGTTGCTTAGTACGAGAAGCATCGATGAGTGCCGCTCATTGCGTATAGTCTTCTGCAGTGGCGAGCAATTGTCACCACAATTATCGCGACGGCTTCTTGATCGTCTGCCGGGCGGGCGCCTTTGTTATTTGTATGGACCGACCAACGGTGCTTTCGAGGCCGCCTACTGCGAGTATTCTCCTGGTGAATCGCCCGGTCTCGTCATGAGCGGCCACCCGATCGCAAATACCGAGATTCACGTTCTAGATGACTCGATGCATCCGGTGCCAATGGGTACCTCGGGCGAAATCTACATAGGAGGAGTTGGGATCGCGCGTCGTTATTCCCACCGACCGGAGTTCATCGCGGACGGGTCTGTTCGATCACCATTTGATCCGACCGATCCAGCAGCACGTCTCTACAGGACAGGGGACTTCGGACGCCAACGCCCCGACGGGCGCGTAGAGTTTCTCGGCCACCGGCATGACCTTAAAATACGGTGTTATGGCGTTTGTATCGACCTGAACGATATCGAGCTATTCCTGAAGCAGATCGAGGGGGTAAAGGAAGTCACGGTTGTCGTATGCGAAGATGCCGCTTCCAAGCCACAACTCCTCGCTTACTTTACCGCGAGCGAAACTTTCGATCCGTCCAACAAGCAAACTTCCGCTTTGATCGCAAACATGCGGACGGCCGCATCTGCGAGATTGCCCAATCAATGGCAACCGTCATTATATCTGCCCGTCACAACCTTTCCTTTAGCCGTCAACGGAAAGGTCGATCGAGCCTCGCTTGCTGCGCGCGGTTGGCCAAGGACGCAAGCTGCCTTCGACTTCGCACCGTTGGGGAGAACCGAATCAGCTCTTCACGCGATTTGGCGAGACGTATTGAGGATTGAACACTTCGGCAGGTTCGATAACTTCTTCGATTTGGGCGGCCATTCTCTGCTGGCGACGCAGGTTGCCTCTCGCATATCTCGCGTTTTCGACGTCGAATTGGCCCTAACCACGATTTTCGAGGCCCAAACCTTGGAAGCTCTGGCGCGGCGAATTGATGAAGTTCACGGAACTGGCAAGCAGCTCGCCGCTTCGACACGCGATCAGGCGGATTACATCTCAATGCGACCAGACCGCGCGCATACGAGGGAAAATTCGCTAAAGCCAGTCAGGGCGCCGATAGCCCCACGTACGGAGGACTCTCAGCCGGCACTGTCTCATTCGCAACAACGAATGTGGCTCATTCAGTCTCTCGACCCCGATAATTGCGCCTACAACCTAAGCGGTGCGGTACGTTTCCTAGGCCACTTTGACGCTGATGTCTTTTCGAATGCCCTAGATGAAGTTCGTCGCCGGCATGAAAGTTTGCGCAGCACGTTCCATGAGTCGGACGGCGAGGTCCTGCAACAGATCCAGCCGTGGCACCCTCAACCACTTATCGCAATCGATCTGCGGCAGTTTGGAGATGCGGCATTCTCGGAGGGCCTACGCATGGCCCAGGCCGAGGCGCGGACACCCATCGACTTGATCCGCGGTCCTGTCTTTCGAGCAGCGCTCTATCGCATCGCCGAGGAAGAACATCTGCTTCAATTGACTGTTCATCATATTTCGGGAGATCAGTGGTCGGTAGGAATCGTCGCCCGCGAACTAGCCATGGCGTACAATGCGCTGCGCGCTGGAAAACAGGTCGCCTTGGATCCGATCAAGCTCCGTTACCAAGACTACGCAGCTTGGCAACGACAACATCAGCACCTTTCCGACAGGCAACTATCGTACTGGCGAGAGCAACTAAATGGGCTGGCTTCGCTCGAACTTCCATGCGATTTCCCCCGCCCGCAAATGCGGGGATTAAATGGCGCCTGCCATCTAGCGCCGCTCGATGCATCGCTGGTTTTGAAGCTGGATGATTTGAGCAAGCGCGAGGGAAGCACCCTCTTCATGACGATGCTGACGGCGTTCGCCCTTCACTTGTACCGCTTGACCCAACAAGAAGATTTCGCGATTGGCGTACCAATCGCCAACCGCACCAATAGCGACCTTGAAACTCTCGTCGGGACCTTCGTAAATACGCTAGCCTTACGCGTCGATTTATCTGGCGAGCCGAGCTTTCTCACCCTGCTCAAGCGAATCCGCGCTGTCGCTCTTGATGGCTACCAGAATCAGGATGTTTCCTTCGACAAGTTGGTGCACGACATTGCGGAGACGCGAGACAACAGCAGGGCGCCTCTTGTGCAAGTCATGTTCAATATGCAGAACGCTCCGTTCTACGGGGCCCTGTTCGACGGATTGGAGTGGGAACCGATCCCTCTTGACAGAGGCGGCGCTCAGTTCGAATTGAGTTTATCTGTAGATGCCCAAATCTCGAACAGCATCACCTTCGAATACAACACTGATCTATTTGATCGTCGAACGATCAAACGTTTTTCAGAGCAATATCTCTATATTCTCGAGCAGATCGTGAGCGACCCAACGCAGAGCGTCGCATCGACACCGATGTTGCCAGCCACCGAACGCCAGCTCCTGGAGTCCTGGAACGCCACAGGATCCCCTGCCGGAGAACTATCTCATTTCATTGCAATGTTTGAGCAACAGGTTGCCCGAGCGCCGGACGCGCCTGCATTATCATTTGATGGACAAGTAGTCACCTACTCCACACTCAACATGCGCGCCAACGCCGCGGCAAAAGCCCTCGTTGGGCTCGGGATCAAACCGGGTGAAGGTGTGGCAGTTTGCATGTCGCGATCAATTGATCTTGTGGTGTTGTTGCTCGGCATCCAAAAGGCAGGGTTCTACTACATTCCTCTTGATCCTTCGTTTCCTAAAGCGCGGCTTTCCTACATGCTGGCCGATAGCAAGGCTCGCGCTGTGGCTACGGATTCGACCTCGAGGGACCATCTTGTTGCACCTGACGGCGTTCTCGGTATCGATGCTTCAACTTTGACTGCCGGAAGCGAAGCCACGCATCATAATGATGAATTCTGTGGTAAATCGTCTGGGGAGGACATTGCCTATATCATCTATACGTCTGGGTCGACGGGCCTTCCGAAAGGTGTGGTAGTCGGGCATTCGTCACTGTCCAATTTTTTGCAGTCAATGGCCCGCCGTCCCGGCTTAACGGACAAGGATACAATGGTCGCGGTGACGACTATCTCCTTTGATATTTCAGGACTGGAGCTCTACCTGCCCCTGAGCGTCGGAGCGTGTGTCGAACTGGCATCCAAAAATACTGCGTCCGATGGCGCCGCTCTTTCCCACCTGCTTGCCAAGAGCGGGGCGACAATTATGCAGGCGACGCCCGCGACTTGGCGTCTACTCATCGATAGCGGCTGGAAAGGTGACGGTCGCCTCCGCGCCCTCAGCGGTGGCGAAGCACTTTCCCGCGATTTGGCAGATGCCTTACTCGACCGAGTCGGTGAGCTCTGGAATTTGTATGGGCCAACGGAGACTACGATCTGGTCGACGGCGGCGCGCATCGAACCCGACCAGTCACCCATTTCGATAGGGCGACCGATCGAAAATACTCGTGTCTACATTGTAGACCAAAATGGCGAACTAGCACCAATCGGCGTTCCTGGCGAGATTTTGATCGCGGGCAAAGGTGTTGCGATCGGTTATCACGAACAGCCGGAACGAACAGCAGAGCGATTTCAACTAGACCACTTCGTTGACCGTCAAGGTGGGCGAGTTTACAGGACCGGCGATCTCGGGAAATGGAGTTCTGACGGCGAGCTCTTTCATCTCGGCCGCATCGACAGTCAGATCAAGATGCGAGGTTTTCGAATCGAGATCGGCGAGATTGAATTCGTGCTTAGACAGCATCCTGCTGTGGCGGAGGCCGTCGTTATAGCTCGAGAACTCAGTGCAGCCGATAGTCGCTTGATCGCATACGTCCAATATGGGCAGGAGGAAGCAACAGCGAGCGAACTGCGAAATTTCCTTCGAAATCACCTCCCCGACTACATGATTCCTGCCGTCATCGTGGCGATTGATACCATTCCAATGACGCCCAACAAAAAAATCGATCGATCCGCACTGCCGGACCCATTCACCGCTTCGGCTCAAGCGGCTTCAGAATACGTTCCACCGGCATCAGCAATGGAGCGGCTGGTGGCGGACATCTGGCAAGATTTGCTCCAGATTGGAAGCGTCGGTAGAAGCGACAACTTTTTCGAGCTGGGCGGCCACTCGCTTCTTGCCGTGAGAATGGTAGGAATGATCAAGCAACGCACGGGACGGACCTTGGATCCTCGAACTCTGTATTTCAAGACCCTGCGACAGATCGCCGAGACCGTTGGGCGTGCAAAGTGA
- a CDS encoding 2OG-Fe(II) oxygenase, with protein MLMRSNIERSDFALDGKHFAAAYRQARPFPHIALKNFWDPEQIAEVSRQVKRFSFFDGEKDFYATQKKRYCGTYEKMPPAVRNLIDTCHSSGFVKFLEDMTGESDLVGDPQLAGGGIHSSTTSGFLKVHADFNWNEQLGLYRRLNLLVYLNSGWEAAWGGSLELWSRDMSRKEASIVPDLNTVAIFSTDESSYHGHPDPLSCPEGVTRDSIALYYYSPAKPTDAGRAKRGISEYRSRGISDLLSSVKFKLIDKFRGL; from the coding sequence ATGCTTATGCGTTCAAATATTGAGCGATCAGATTTTGCATTAGATGGCAAGCATTTCGCTGCCGCCTATCGGCAAGCTCGCCCCTTCCCGCACATCGCCCTTAAGAATTTTTGGGATCCGGAGCAAATTGCCGAGGTCTCGAGGCAAGTTAAGAGGTTTTCGTTCTTTGACGGGGAAAAGGATTTTTACGCTACGCAGAAAAAGCGATACTGCGGGACGTACGAGAAAATGCCACCCGCTGTAAGGAACCTGATTGATACCTGTCACAGTTCGGGCTTCGTCAAGTTCTTGGAGGACATGACTGGAGAAAGCGATCTGGTCGGCGACCCTCAACTAGCTGGAGGCGGTATTCATAGTTCGACGACCAGCGGGTTTCTGAAGGTGCATGCGGATTTCAATTGGAACGAGCAACTCGGTTTGTACAGACGTCTCAATTTGCTTGTCTATTTGAATTCCGGCTGGGAAGCGGCTTGGGGCGGATCTCTTGAATTGTGGTCGAGAGACATGAGCCGAAAGGAAGCTTCGATCGTTCCCGATTTGAATACGGTTGCGATCTTTTCAACTGACGAAAGCAGCTATCACGGGCATCCGGACCCGTTGAGTTGTCCGGAAGGTGTGACGAGGGACTCAATCGCGCTGTATTACTACAGCCCTGCCAAGCCAACCGATGCGGGGAGAGCCAAACGCGGTATCAGCGAATATCGCTCTAGAGGCATTTCCGACCTTTTGTCGTCTGTCAAATTCAAACTAATCGATAAATTCAGGGGGCTGTAA
- a CDS encoding alpha/beta hydrolase codes for MLPFFFGSGQRRLFGIYETAAGKAAVGAALLCNSWGTEYGSAHRAMRLLSKRLRAVGFDTLRFDYFGAGDSGGETVDAHLDGWREDISTALKELKDMSGKPRLIIIGLRLGATLVAQSAQRLSVKADGVVLWDPILDGASYLDIFLDQQHCQNEGSSFIESISPGIALTSELGGLLVSNAFVDELKSIDLFSSKVTIPANVLTIFTENQHRGFEIGCSPDSRSEVAILRAPSPWKESTEQEERLPVEVFDRILKWLR; via the coding sequence ATGTTACCGTTTTTCTTCGGGTCAGGCCAACGGCGCCTGTTCGGGATCTATGAGACGGCAGCGGGCAAGGCGGCCGTTGGCGCGGCGTTGCTCTGCAATTCGTGGGGCACGGAATATGGCAGTGCACACCGAGCAATGCGTCTTCTCTCGAAGCGCCTCCGCGCTGTCGGCTTTGACACCCTAAGGTTTGACTATTTTGGCGCGGGCGATTCCGGCGGCGAAACCGTCGACGCACACCTCGACGGCTGGAGGGAAGATATCTCGACGGCGTTGAAGGAATTGAAGGACATGAGTGGGAAGCCGCGCCTCATCATCATTGGCCTGCGGCTGGGTGCTACGCTCGTCGCCCAATCGGCACAACGGCTCTCCGTCAAGGCCGACGGCGTTGTCCTATGGGACCCAATATTGGACGGAGCAAGCTATCTCGATATTTTCTTGGATCAGCAACACTGCCAAAATGAAGGGTCCAGTTTTATCGAATCGATTTCGCCAGGTATTGCGCTTACTTCAGAGCTTGGAGGCCTCCTTGTTTCGAACGCTTTCGTTGATGAACTGAAATCCATTGATTTGTTTTCGAGCAAAGTGACGATTCCCGCGAATGTGCTGACAATCTTCACTGAGAACCAGCATCGAGGCTTTGAAATCGGCTGCTCGCCGGATTCCCGCAGCGAGGTGGCAATCTTAAGAGCCCCCTCACCGTGGAAGGAATCTACAGAACAGGAAGAGCGCCTGCCTGTCGAGGTATTTGATCGGATTCTCAAATGGCTACGATAG
- a CDS encoding alpha/beta fold hydrolase — translation MATIGSKFVERVAQFGPEKGLVGVVAEPAELSNQIKPAVVILNTGTVHRVGHHRMYVSMARKLARAGHTVLRFDFSGLGDSLSQLSDQPLLQSNFADIGHALKWLQTTRGVSRAVLIGLCSGADHAILYGFSDTRIVGLVLIDPYVPPTTRYFIDYFSRRLRDVRNWRHVRLHKSKLLRRFFEHLSQTLRREGGPQHLVYQGMNVRASLERAYEATAQAGVKMLVICTGRHHAPRQTYREQFVSAFSRVSFETSLRLEFFKDADHTFSSVKSRTELDESVTRWCETTSFERSPFQLSTTEEIAALWSA, via the coding sequence ATGGCTACGATAGGAAGCAAATTCGTCGAACGCGTTGCACAATTTGGCCCCGAGAAGGGTCTAGTTGGCGTCGTCGCGGAACCTGCCGAACTATCCAACCAAATCAAGCCCGCCGTTGTCATACTCAACACTGGCACAGTTCACCGCGTCGGCCATCACCGCATGTATGTATCAATGGCCCGAAAACTCGCTCGCGCCGGCCACACTGTTCTGCGATTTGACTTTTCGGGTCTCGGCGACAGCTTGTCTCAGCTATCGGATCAGCCCCTCCTCCAATCTAATTTCGCGGATATTGGACATGCTCTGAAATGGCTTCAGACGACGCGTGGTGTTTCTCGGGCCGTTCTGATTGGCCTGTGCTCGGGTGCAGACCACGCGATCCTGTATGGGTTTTCCGATACCCGTATTGTCGGTCTGGTATTGATTGATCCCTATGTCCCGCCAACTACCCGGTATTTCATCGATTATTTTTCTCGACGTTTGCGTGACGTGAGGAACTGGAGACACGTTCGTCTGCATAAGAGTAAGCTTCTGCGGCGGTTCTTCGAACATCTGTCACAGACCCTTCGCAGGGAAGGCGGACCACAACACCTCGTATATCAGGGAATGAACGTGCGGGCCTCGCTCGAGAGGGCTTACGAGGCGACTGCGCAGGCAGGGGTGAAAATGCTCGTCATTTGCACGGGTAGACATCACGCGCCTCGCCAGACCTACCGCGAGCAATTTGTTAGCGCATTTTCAAGAGTTTCTTTCGAGACATCGTTACGTCTAGAGTTCTTCAAAGACGCTGATCATACATTCAGCTCCGTGAAATCGAGAACTGAACTTGACGAGTCGGTGACGCGTTGGTGCGAAACAACATCATTCGAACGATCGCCCTTTCAGTTGTCGACCACAGAGGAGATCGCGGCGCTTTGGAGCGCATAG